A single window of Pungitius pungitius chromosome 20, fPunPun2.1, whole genome shotgun sequence DNA harbors:
- the wdr21 gene encoding WD repeat domain 21: protein MKKWNWRDGQRPHRRRGAGQRQGWYRGNRQWSSQDEQRTGHNNPRPPPRATPRRMENQSASSSSPSSSSPPSSSSSQTSSAAPELPGFYFDPEKNRYFRLLPGHNNCNPLTREMLQKKESEKQRNKMLAEDEKPRKKAPRTGLNTLLLLQKRHLGMLPEYSYSRLVHEVKVSGMKRHKLEIQSTDSSNPNTDNFRLIVGDSACERVFTVNDVSHGGCKYGIMNFSSSSRGSLSVEMCDNLYFTNRKVNSICWASVNYPDSHVLLCLVGAADTPGCVSLLPASLFSNSNPDQPGMLCSFKISSAWSCAWCLNPQFDKTFSTGLSRRVIVKDAETGRTQTYSTGSDVLTQQFALRVPVLFNGCRSGEIFSLDLRQRGRRGQSWKASRFHQESAITSVRVLQDDNYLLAADMLGQIKLWDVRGTKPVQEYKGHHNEHAYLPIQVNEPEGLLLAVGQDCYTRLWSLKDGQLLRTIPSPHPAANDLIPSVVFSSKLGGCRGLPGLLMAVKHDLYYFPYNTDYQEAAEQPGNVF from the exons ATGAAGAAGTGGAACTGGCGAGACGGGCAGCGGCCACACAGGCGACGAGGGGCCGGTCAACGCCAAGGATGGTACCGAGGCAACCGACAATGGTCCTCACAGGACGAACAGCG CACTGGACACAATAATCCACGGCCACCACCGAGAGCAACTCCGAGGAGGATGGAAAACCAGTCCGCCTCTTCCtcgtccccttcctcctcctccccaccgtCCTCATCCTCGTCTCAGACCAGCAGTGCTGCCCCAG AGCTGCCCGGTTTCTACTTTGACCCTGAGAAAAACCGTTACTTCCGCCTGTTGCCCGGACACAACAACTGTAACCCGCTGACCAGGGAGATGTTGCAGAAGAAAGAAAGCGAGAAGCAGAGGAACAAAATGCTCGCAGAGGATGAGAAGCCCAGAAAA AAAGCACCAAGAACCGGACTAAAcactttgctgctgctgcagaagagACACCTCGGCATGTTACCTGAGTACTCGTACAGCAG gctGGTCCACGAGGTGAAGGTCAGTGGAATGAAACGCCACAAACTGGAGATCCAAAGCACGGACAGCAGCAACCCCAACACTGACAACTTCCGCCTCATCGTG GGGGACTCTGCGTGCGAGCGCGTGTTCACAGTCAACGACGTGTCGCACGGAGGCTGCAAGTACGGCATCATgaacttcagcagcagcagccgggggTCTCTGTCCGTGGAGATGTGCGACAACCTCTACTTCACCAACCGCAAG GTGAATTCCATCTGCTGGGCCTCGGTCAACTACCCGGACTCGCACGTCCT GCTGTGCCTGGTTGGAGCAGCAGACACCCCCGGCTGCGTCAGTTTGCTTCCTGCTTCCCTCTTCAGCAACTCCAAcccag ATCAGCCCGGGATGCTGTGCAGCTTTAAGATATCCTCAGCCTGGTCTTGTGCTTGGTGCCTCAACCCCCAGTTTGACAAGACCTTCAGCACTG GTCTTTCTCGCAGGGTGATCGTGAAAGATGCCGAGACGGGCCGGACACAGACGTACAGCACCGGCAGCGACGTCCTGACTCAGCAGTTTGCCCTGAGG GTCCCCGTGCTGTTTAACGGTTGCCGATCAGGAGAGATCTTCAGCCTGGACCTGCGTCAGCGTGGCCGCAGAGGTCAAAGCTGGAAGGCCAGCCGCTTCCACCAGGAGTCGGCCATCACGTCCGTACGCGTCCTCCAGGACGACAACTACCTGCTCGCCGCTGACATGCTGGGCCAG ATTAAGCTTTGGGATGTGCGAGGCACAAAGCCAGTACAGGAGTACAAAGGGCACCACAATGAGCATGCCTACCTTCCTATCCAAGTCAATGAGCCCGAGGGGCTTTTGTTGGCAG TCGGTCAGGATTGCTACACAAGGTTATGGAGCCTAAAAGATGGCCAGCTACTGAGGACTATCCCATCCCCCCATCCGGCCGCAAACGACCTGATCCCCAGCGTGGTCTTCTCCTCCAAGCTGGGGGGGTGCCGGGGGCTCCCTGGCCTGCTAATGGCTGTCAAACACGACCTTTACTACTTCCCTTACAACACGGACTACcaggaagcagcagagcagccGGGAAACGTCTTCTAA
- the dpf3 gene encoding zinc finger protein DPF3, with amino-acid sequence MATVIHNPLKSLGDQFYKEAIEHCRSYNARLCAERSVRMPFLDSQTGVAQNNCYIWMEKCHRKPGQAAGQMYTYPARCWRKKRRQSLPLLSLWLQMTLLNVGPCLLTLFCKLFCPYTLPSLPSFPPSLLTFLAARPAGHPTCLQFTDNMMQAVRTYQWQCIECKSCSLCGTSENDDQLLFCDDCDRGYHMYCLKPPMTKPPEGSWSCHVCLDLLKDKASAYGEA; translated from the exons ATGGCGACTGTCATTCATAATCCTCTGAAATC gctcgGCGACCAGTTCTACAAGGAGGCCATCGAGCACTGCCGCAGCTACAACGCCCGCCTCTGCGCCGAGCGCAGCGTGCGCATGCCCTTCCTGGACTCGCAGACCGGCGTGGCGCAGAACAACTGCTACATCTGGATGGAGAAGTGCCACCGCAAGCCAG gCCAAGCGGCAGGACAGATGTACACCTATCCTGCTCGCTGCTGGAGAAAGAAGAGGCGA CAATCACTCCCACTTCTTTCTTTGTGGCTCCAGATGACCCTTTTAAATGTGGGTCCCTGTCTGCTCACATTGTTTTGTAAACTCTTTTGCCCGTATACTCTGCcgtcccttccttccttccctccttccttacTTACTTTCCTCGCCGCCCGTCCTGCAGGTCACCCCACGTGTCTGCAGTTCACGGATAACATGATGCAGGCGGTGAGGACGTACCAGTGGCAGTGCATCGAGTGCAAGTCCTGCAGCCTCTGCGGCACATCGGAGAACGAC GACCAGCTGCTGTTCTGTGACGACTGTGACCGAGGCTACCACATGTACTGCCTGAAGCCCCCGATGACCAAGCCCCCAGAAG GGAGCTGGAGCTGTCACGTGTGTCTGGATCTGTTGAAAGACAAGGCCTCCGCCTACGGAGAGGcttag